In one Acanthochromis polyacanthus isolate Apoly-LR-REF ecotype Palm Island chromosome 20, KAUST_Apoly_ChrSc, whole genome shotgun sequence genomic region, the following are encoded:
- the eya1 gene encoding eyes absent homolog 1 isoform X13, whose protein sequence is MSSSEIASSVADTSLDSFSGSAIGTSGFSPRQTHQFSPQIYPSNRTYPHILPTPSSQNMAAYGQTQYTTGMQQAAAYASYPQPGQPYGIPAYGPLWAGIKTEGGLSQSQSPGQTGFLSYSSGFTTPQTGQAPYSYQMQGGTFTTTSGLYAGNNSLTNSTGFNNTQQDYPSYPAFGQSQYAQYYNSSPYTSPYMTSNNTSPSTPSTTTTYTLQEPPAGITSQALTDNPAVEYSTIHSPSTPIKDSDSDRLRRASDGKSRGRGRRNNNPSPPPDSDLERVFIWDLDETIIIFHSLLTGSYANRYGRDPPTSVSLGLRMEEMIFNLADTHLFFNDLEECDQVHIDDVSSDDNGQDLSTYNFSADGFHAAATSANLCLATGVRGGVDWMRKLAFRYRRVKEIYTTYKNNVGGLLGPAKREAWLQLRAEIEALTDSWLTLALKALTLIHSRSNCVNILVTTTQLIPALAKVLLYGLGIVFPIENIYSATKIGKESCFERVIQRFGRKVVYIVVGDGVEEEQGSKKHNMPFWRISSHSDLMALHHALDLEYL, encoded by the exons CTATTGGAACCAGTGGCTTCAGCCCAAGACAAACTCACCAGTTCTCTCCACAGATTTACCCTTCCAA CAGAACATATCCGCATATTCTTCCTACCCCTTCATCCCAAAATATGGCTGCGTATGGACAGACGCAGTACACCACAGGAATGCAGCAGGCCGCAGCTTATGCTAGCTACCCCCAGCCTGGCCAGCCCTATGGCATCCCAGCTTATG GTCCATTGTGGGCAGGCATAAAGACGGAGGGGGGTCTCAGCCAGTCCCAGTCCCCGGGACAGACGGGCTTCCTAAGCTACAGCTCTGGCTTCACCACACCACAGACAGGACAGGCCCCCTACAGTTACCAGATGCAGG GTGGCACTTTCACAACAACATCGGGACTGTATGCAGGAAACAATTCCCTGACAAACTCGACTGGTTTTaacaacacacaacag GACTACCCCAGTTATCCAGCCTTTGGTCAGAGCCAGTATGCTCAGTATTACAACAGCTCACCGTACACTTCACCCTACATGACAAGTAACAACACCAGCCCCAGCAcgccctccaccaccaccacctacACCCTCCAGGAGCCACCCGCTGGCATCACCAGCCAAGCCCTCACAGACAACCCTGCAG tAGAGTACAGTACCATCCACAGTCCATCAACCCCCATTAAAGATTCAGATTCGGATCGATTGCGCCGGGCCTCGGATGGAAAGTCACGTGGCCGTGGAAGAAGGAACAACAACCCATCACCGCCGCCCGACTCTGACCTTGAG CGAGTTTTCATCTGGGACCTGGATGAAACGATCATCATTTTCCATTCCTTGCTTACGGGTTCTTATGCCAACAGATATGGACGG gaCCCACCAACATCTGTATCATTAGGCCTGAGGATGGAAGAAATGATCTTCAACTTGGCCGACACACATTTATTCTTCAACGACTTAGAG gaaTGTGACCAGGTACATATTGACGATGTGTCCTCTGATGACAATGGCCAGGATCTAAG taCGTATAACTTCAGCGCTGACGGTTTTCATGCAGCAGCTACCAGTGCCAACCTATGTCTGGCCACAGGCGTGCGGGGAGGCGTGGACTGGATGAGAAAACTGGCCTTCCGCTACAGACGTGTAAAAGAAATCTACACCACCTACAAAAATAACGTCGGAG GTCTGCTGGGCCCAGCCAAAAGGGAAGCCTGGTTGCAATTGCGAGCAGAAATTGAAGCCTTGACGGACTCCTGGTTAACACTGGCACTGAAAGCACTAACATTAATCCACTCAAG GTCAAACTGTGTGAATATCCTGGTGACCACCACGCAGCTCATCCCTGCTCTGGCTAAGGTCCTGCTCTACGGCTTGGGAATAGTCTTTCCTATTGAGAATATTTATAGTGCAACCAAAATAG GGAAGGAAAGCTGCTTTGAGAGAGTAATTCAAAGGTTTGGGAGGAAAGTTGTTTACATTGTCGTTGGAGATGGGGTGGAAGAGGAGCAAGGCTCAAAAAAG cACAACATGCCCTTCTGGAGGATCTCCAGCCATTCAGACCTCATGGCCCTCCACCACGCTCTAGACCTGGAGTACTTGTAG
- the eya1 gene encoding eyes absent homolog 1 isoform X14, with translation MAAYGQTQYTTGMQQAAAYASYPQPGQPYGIPAYGPLWAGIKTEGGLSQSQSPGQTGFLSYSSGFTTPQTGQAPYSYQMQGGTFTTTSGLYAGNNSLTNSTGFNNTQQDYPSYPAFGQSQYAQYYNSSPYTSPYMTSNNTSPSTPSTTTTYTLQEPPAGITSQALTDNPAVEYSTIHSPSTPIKDSDSDRLRRASDGKSRGRGRRNNNPSPPPDSDLERVFIWDLDETIIIFHSLLTGSYANRYGRDPPTSVSLGLRMEEMIFNLADTHLFFNDLEECDQVHIDDVSSDDNGQDLSTYNFSADGFHAAATSANLCLATGVRGGVDWMRKLAFRYRRVKEIYTTYKNNVGGLLGPAKREAWLQLRAEIEALTDSWLTLALKALTLIHSRSNCVNILVTTTQLIPALAKVLLYGLGIVFPIENIYSATKIGKESCFERVIQRFGRKVVYIVVGDGVEEEQGSKKHNMPFWRISSHSDLMALHHALDLEYL, from the exons ATGGCTGCGTATGGACAGACGCAGTACACCACAGGAATGCAGCAGGCCGCAGCTTATGCTAGCTACCCCCAGCCTGGCCAGCCCTATGGCATCCCAGCTTATG GTCCATTGTGGGCAGGCATAAAGACGGAGGGGGGTCTCAGCCAGTCCCAGTCCCCGGGACAGACGGGCTTCCTAAGCTACAGCTCTGGCTTCACCACACCACAGACAGGACAGGCCCCCTACAGTTACCAGATGCAGG GTGGCACTTTCACAACAACATCGGGACTGTATGCAGGAAACAATTCCCTGACAAACTCGACTGGTTTTaacaacacacaacag GACTACCCCAGTTATCCAGCCTTTGGTCAGAGCCAGTATGCTCAGTATTACAACAGCTCACCGTACACTTCACCCTACATGACAAGTAACAACACCAGCCCCAGCAcgccctccaccaccaccacctacACCCTCCAGGAGCCACCCGCTGGCATCACCAGCCAAGCCCTCACAGACAACCCTGCAG tAGAGTACAGTACCATCCACAGTCCATCAACCCCCATTAAAGATTCAGATTCGGATCGATTGCGCCGGGCCTCGGATGGAAAGTCACGTGGCCGTGGAAGAAGGAACAACAACCCATCACCGCCGCCCGACTCTGACCTTGAG CGAGTTTTCATCTGGGACCTGGATGAAACGATCATCATTTTCCATTCCTTGCTTACGGGTTCTTATGCCAACAGATATGGACGG gaCCCACCAACATCTGTATCATTAGGCCTGAGGATGGAAGAAATGATCTTCAACTTGGCCGACACACATTTATTCTTCAACGACTTAGAG gaaTGTGACCAGGTACATATTGACGATGTGTCCTCTGATGACAATGGCCAGGATCTAAG taCGTATAACTTCAGCGCTGACGGTTTTCATGCAGCAGCTACCAGTGCCAACCTATGTCTGGCCACAGGCGTGCGGGGAGGCGTGGACTGGATGAGAAAACTGGCCTTCCGCTACAGACGTGTAAAAGAAATCTACACCACCTACAAAAATAACGTCGGAG GTCTGCTGGGCCCAGCCAAAAGGGAAGCCTGGTTGCAATTGCGAGCAGAAATTGAAGCCTTGACGGACTCCTGGTTAACACTGGCACTGAAAGCACTAACATTAATCCACTCAAG GTCAAACTGTGTGAATATCCTGGTGACCACCACGCAGCTCATCCCTGCTCTGGCTAAGGTCCTGCTCTACGGCTTGGGAATAGTCTTTCCTATTGAGAATATTTATAGTGCAACCAAAATAG GGAAGGAAAGCTGCTTTGAGAGAGTAATTCAAAGGTTTGGGAGGAAAGTTGTTTACATTGTCGTTGGAGATGGGGTGGAAGAGGAGCAAGGCTCAAAAAAG cACAACATGCCCTTCTGGAGGATCTCCAGCCATTCAGACCTCATGGCCCTCCACCACGCTCTAGACCTGGAGTACTTGTAG